The following proteins come from a genomic window of Lycium ferocissimum isolate CSIRO_LF1 unplaced genomic scaffold, AGI_CSIRO_Lferr_CH_V1 Chromosome12988, whole genome shotgun sequence:
- the LOC132041368 gene encoding beta-glucosidase 42-like: MPGGNSDLIFVILVTVISCSFYKVFSTCVDGLRTKINHEGIKYYDNIIDALLEKGIEPYITLYHWDLPLNLQESCGGWLDEQTV; the protein is encoded by the exons ATGCCTGGTGGCAACTCTGATCTGATTTTTGTGATATTAGTCACTGTAATATCTTGTAGTTTTTATAAGGTCTTCTCCACTTGTGTAGACGGCTTGCGGACCAAAATCAACCATGAAGGCATAAAGTACTACGATAACATTATTGATGCTCTTCTTGAAAAGG GCATTGAGCCTTATATAACATTGTACCATTGGGATCTCCCTTTGAATCTTCAGGAATCTTGTGGAGGCTGGTTAGATGAACAAACTGTGTAA